From a region of the Cyclopterus lumpus isolate fCycLum1 chromosome 5, fCycLum1.pri, whole genome shotgun sequence genome:
- the LOC117730717 gene encoding zonadhesin-like → MACGVPLGILLICLVQAEHVRCLWATQARGQSGNTYVGFSQQRGGLAGSYPQNRPGQASGSPGFAQSSGFNTNPEVSSGHSQRFPSSRYTQTASRPAQRGFASGKLAPSGSESKPDWPPTKLNEAHVQKMPKKQPFAFSGSIAGGSSLSKYNRTPISKKRPGPGQQGSPGTSPYRSSSSASLQKPRESFKSSAVSETPASSGREGYSTESSSPSGAGASRRIPVRTKTSASAAARRVSSRRSSVGYRPRPDSSQTLAVNPYTSKRVPVNVRDPPSSKTSSTGTSGQGFAPSTTHNIPQRFGGFAIRRLKEPADQKVVSVREPQQTYVAPQRPLAPPLHQVYAAPQRPLAPPHRRPLAPLHQASVVPQQPLALQHQVYVAPQRLLAPPHRRPYVASQRPLAPLHQASVMPQQPLALQHQVYVAPQQPLAPPHRRPYVAALQHQAYVAPQRPSASYRS, encoded by the exons ATGGCTTGTGGAGTTCCTTTGGG GATCTTGCTGATTTGTTTAGTTCAGGCAGAGCATGTGCGTTGTCTGTGGGCTACACAAG CTCGGGGACAGAGCGGCAACACATATGTTGGCTTCTCGCAGCAGAGGGGTGGGCTAGCTGGCAGCTATCCCCAGAATCGACCCGGACAGGCCTCTGGTTCTCCTGGCTTCGCCCAGAGCAGTGGCTTCAACACAAACCCTGAAGTTAGCAGTGGTCATAGCCAGAGGTTTCCCAGTAGCCGCTACACACAAACCGCTTCACGGCCGGCTCAAAGGGGCTTTGCTTCAGGCAAGTTGGCTCCGAGCGGCTCTGAGTCAAAGCCTGATTGGCCACCGACCAAGTTGAATGAGGCACACGTGCAGAAGATGCCCAAAAAGCAGCCGTTTGCCTTCTCTGGTTCTATTGCTGGTGGCAGTTCTCTCAGCAAGTACAATCGAACACCGATTAGCAAGAAGAGACCTGGACCCGGTCAGCAGGGTTCACCAGGTACTAGCCCGTATCGGTCCAGCAGTTCTGCATCTCTTCAGAAGCCTAGAGAAAGCTTCAAGTCTTCAGCTGTTTCTGAAACGCCAGCCTCCTCTGGGAGGGAAGGTTATTCTACGGAGTCTTCCAGCCCGTCGGGAGCCGGTGCGTCACGAAGAATCCCAGTTCGGACCAAGACCTCAGCCAGTGCCGCTGCTAGAAGGGTGTCTTCACGTCGTAGTTCTGTAGGCTATAGACCTAGACCCGACTCCAGCCAGACTCTGGCTGTGAACCCGTACACAAGCAAACGGGTTCCTGTGAATGTCCGTGACCCCCCTTCCTCCAAGACCAGCAGTACGGGGACCTCTGGTCAGGGGTTCGCTCCGTCCACAACCCACAACATCCCTCAGCGCTTCGGTGGCTTCGCTATCAGACGGCTGAAGGAACCTGCTGACCAGAAGGTAGTGAGTGTCAGGGAGCCGCAGCAGACCTACGTGGCCCCCCAGCGTCCCCTTGCACCTCCTCTGCATCAGGTCTATGCCGCACCCCAGCGTCCCCTTGCACCTCCTCACCGGCGTCCCCTTGCTCCTCTGCATCAGGCCTCCGTGGTGCCCCAGCAGCCCCTTGCCCTGCAACATCAGGTCTACGTGGCCCCTCAGCGTCTCCTTGCACCTCCTCACCGACGGCCCTACGTGGCCTCCCAGCGGCCCCTTGCTCCTCTGCATCAGGCCTCTGTGATGCCCCAGCAGCCCCTTGCCCTGCAACATCAGGTCTACGTGGCCCCTCAGCAGCCCCTTGCACCTCCTCACCGGCGGCCCTACGTGGCGGCCCTGCAGCATCAGGCCTACGTGGCCCCCCAACGGCCCTCTGCATCTTACAGGTCCTGA